The following DNA comes from Papaver somniferum cultivar HN1 unplaced genomic scaffold, ASM357369v1 unplaced-scaffold_128, whole genome shotgun sequence.
GGACTGGTAATAGGTCCTGCTTTATTCATATGGTTCTGTTCGCTTGGGGGAATTGGGATCTACAACCTTGTAAAATATGGTTATACTGTTCTCAATGCATTTAATCCTGTACATATTTATTACTACTTCGAAAGGAATTCAACTCAGGCTTGGCTGTCCCTTGGAGGTTGTATTTTATGTGCAACAGGTAACATGCTTAACTACCTTCTCCCCTGCtgctaatttattattttagcttTTCCTTAGGAATTTTCACAAAAGATCTGGAAGAATCATATGACTGTATATTGGAATCCTATACTTATGTATTTCTAATTTGAATCTACTGCAACAAATGCGTCTCATCGGATATTCTTCATATTGTGGACCTTTATTGACTGAAAAATTTGTCTTAATCATACAAATGGTTTCTTAAAACTAAGGGTATGGCTATTACATCAATGAGTGCAATTTTGTTGTTCCCATATCCACTTTTCTGGATGACTAATGGCCTGGTGTATTTCAGGTTCAGAAGCAATGTTTGCAGACCTTTGCTACTTCTCGGTGAGATCAATTCAGGTAAAGCACCGTATAAGAATATGTAACATGTTGGCGAGAATCTTTCTTGATATGTAATAAATTGGAATCGCAACATTCAGACCCTGTTCTCCATACATTATTTGTTAAACTTTGCAATTTTGGTCAGAAATACTGATCCTTCTGGTAATGGTCATTGCAGCTCACATTTGTGTTTCTGGTTCTGCCTTGCCTCATGTTGGGATACCTTGGTCAAGCTGCCTATCTTATGGAAAACCCAAGCAACTATGATcaagttttcttttcttctgttcCCAGTAAGCTTTTTACGCGTGTTGTTTATTTCATATTCTTAATATCCTTTTAATTTAAACCTTTATGTTGATGGAATTAACCCAACTGGCTTTCAGATAATGGCCGTGGGATAGGAGCCCTGACTAAGTGACGCTTTTATAGGCTACTACGGTTAAAACCAGTATTGCTTGTTTTTGGTTGTAAAATTGAAAAGATAATCATATTGCGCATGTGCTGTCTATAGGTGGTGTTTTCTGGCCAGTCTTCTTCATTGCTAACATTGCAGCACTTATCGCCAGTCGGACAATGACAACAGCTACCTTCTCATGCATAAAACAGTCGACAGCACTTGGATGTTTTCCTCGCCTTAAAATCGTTCACACATCTCGGAAGTTCATGGGTCAGATATATATTCCAGTCATAAACTGGTTTCTCTTGGTATTCTGTCTGGTGTTTGTCTGCACCTTTGCAAGCAATAATGAAATTGGAAATGCGTATGGTAAATCTTCTTTTCTATGCATCTTTTCTATGTTTAAATCCATATCGTATTCCATTTTCTTATATTTCATTAGTGCTGATGGTCTGGTGTATCTTGTTTAAATATATTCTGAAAGAGTCAGACGACCTAATTTGTATACTTACACGATCAATGACCTGAACGTCTCACCTTATGTCATCTTTTCGTGGGCACAACTTAAACTGAAAATGACCTAATATTCATTCAGGTGGTGTTTGATGTGTGTGTAAGCTGATTTAGTTTTCGTCTTCAATAAAATAATTGTGCTAGCTATTTGCACTTGCTGACGTCTAATCTGTTTGCAGGCATTGCAGAGCTCGGGGTTATGATGATGACAACAATCTTAGTCACCATTGTTATGTTGCTAATATGGCAGATAAACATCATCATTGTGCTCAgctttttggttttcttcttaggGTTGGAATTAACCATTTTCTCTTCGGTTTTATGGAGTGTTGGAGATGGAAGTTGGATTATATTAGTTTTTGCAGTAGTTCTGTTCTTCATCATGTACGTCTGGAACTATGGAAGCAAGCTTAAATATGAAACTGAAGTCAAGAAGAAACTTTCTACAGAGCTTATGCGTCAACTAGGTTGCAACCTTGGCACTGTTAGAGCTCCTGGTATCGGGTTGCTTTACAATGAGCTGGTGAAGGGAGTACCAGCCATTTTTGGCCATTTCTTGACCACTCTCCCGGCAATCCACTCTATGATCATATTTGTGTGCATTAAGTATGTCCCAGTTCCGGTAGTTCCCCAAGGTGAAAGATTTCTTTTCCGCCGTGTCTGTGGAAAGAGCTATCACATTTTCCGGTGCATTGCTAGGTATTTTTCTCAGATATCACAAGTCTCTGACCTTTTATTACCTTTATATATAATAACTGGTTGAATTGGTTGCATCCATATtatgataataaaaaaaaaaaataaaaaaaaattgtgggtATAAAATCAGGGGACACCCTATCCCATCCTAAGTAAAAGTGAGGCCTGGATCAGGTTAATCGTATTTTGAAAATGGGTTAACCAGGTTGGATCCCTGATAAACTTGTGCAGTTTACATGCGTGCAGCCCCTCCGCCCCTCCCTTATAAAAATCTAATGCATGTTAATCTTGTTAATCTTTTTCAAGcaatttcttctctcttttttttatggaATGTAAGCTTGTTTCAACTACACCTTATAAACTTCAAACTGTTCAACAGGTATGGCTACAAGGATGTACGAAAAGAGAATCATCAGACGTTCGAACAACTACTCATTGAGAGCCTTGAGAAGTTTATTCGTCGAGAAGCCCAGGAGCGACAATTAGAGAGTGATGGGGATGAAGATACCGAATCTGATGATGAAATTAATTCTTCAAGGCTTCTTATAGCACCCAATGGAAGTGTATATTCCCTCGGGGTACCACTTCTAGCAGATTTCACCTGCCCAGAAAAACCCATCTTCGAAGCAAGTACCTCAGCGGAGGTAGTCCCATTTCTTCCTGGAGAAACACTCGACCCAGAACAGAGCCTTGAAAGGGAACTTTCTTTCATTCGGAAAGCCAAAGAATCCGGGGTTGTTTATCTACTAGGTCATGGAGATATCAGGGCAAGGAAGGACTCTTGGTTTATCAAAAAACTTATCATAAATTACTTCTATGCATTTTTAAGAAAGAACTGCAGGAGGGGAATCGCGAATCTCAGTGTTCCCCACTCAAATCTGATGCAGGTTGGCATGACATACATGGTTTAAGATTCTCAATTGTGCCGCCAAAATAAGGCGGTTTTTCCTTATAGTTGGACATCGAAGTTTACAGAGGAAAATGGTCTGCAAAGGCCATGCTATTTGGGATGTCTTTGATTGAAGATAAGACACAGATTTGAGGGATTTGAGTTACCACGAGAATGCAAGGTTTGCACCAGGGAAAAAAATGAATGGGGGAAGAGCTGTTTGTATTATTTTACTATAAAACGAATTTTCGCTCTCATTGCCCAGGTTGGCCTGACCAGGCTATTTGTAGATTCCCGGCACTTGTTAATCAGAATCTTTGTAGTGTTGTTGCATTACTGTTCCTGTAATTCTGGAATACTGATTTCATTAGTGAATACACATTGGAAAGAACTGTAATTACAATATTGAAGGTAAAACGATTAAATCCCTATTTAATTATGTAGCTTTTTTTGCCATTTAAATCCCTCACTTGAGGGAAATAATAGAACTTTTCATGATTTCATCTTGGAAAAAGAGCTGCGTCAAATTACTGAACACAAGTTAACAAGGAGTTCGAATAATTGAACAACTTGTTAACATGGAATTATTAAGTAAATGATGGGTCTTCTGCTCCTTGAGAAAAAGAGACTGCTAGTTCAGTATGGGGTTCTGCAGTATTGGGAATTTCTGAACAGCATCAAAAACAACTTGAGAAAGCAGTGATCTAAGACTCTTTAATCTATTGATCGTCATATGCACTTGTACAATTATTACAGTTAACACAACGGAAGTATAGTAATTGCGTGGGATTCTATAAGAAAACTACATTCAACAGACAACAGATGCTGCTTTTTTCCTCTCTCTGAAACCCTTCAAAGTCGGGAGTGGCGAAGCGATTTATCCTCAACGGAATCACCATCAAGTATCAACTGAGAACAGTAAAACCATTGTAAAACCTAGACATTTATTTGTAGCCAAGCAATCCTATGTAGAAATGTTTCCTTCATCTTCTCATTGACCTGTCATTGATCACCGAGTTTTTAATGTCAAAGGAGACTCAAACATGTGGTTCTACAGTTGGATAAATGAATATGGCACTGAGTGAGCATGTGGAAATACCGATATCATCTCTCTAACAAATTTCACACAGATGGTAGGCATAAATCTCTCCCACTCTCAATTACGAAATATTTAAACATATGTTAAGCGTAGTTACAGTGCTCATAGTTGTAGGaatgcactcaacatactaaaaatACGAAAGTAGGCACCAGTCCAGTATCTAACATATTGTCATGATGAAGTAAGAGTTGGTAGTTTCGCGATAGTGGCAATTCCTAGGAACAAAAGTCAACAAGCATAAAGATCGATAAAAGAAAAGGTTAAGCAGTACACCTGTAGTCTAGTAAGTGTTTCTACAGAACTCGAAAGAAACCTCATATGTACCTTAAAGACCAAACTAATAAAAGTTCAAAACTACAAATCAAAAGAACTAGCCAAATTTAAACTAACAATAGTGTTTCCCAATAGATACCCACAATTACAAGCAAACACTACATGATTTTAGATGGATTCTAGAGCCCGATCGGTGAAAAAGAAAAGGATGTTAAGGATTACCTTTGAGAGTTGAGTCAAACCCGCAATTAGTTAAATGCTTCGCAAGTGTCTCTCCCAATTGTTGCTGCCAATCCTGTGCAGCCTTGGCTTCATCCACAGGCAACACGGTTGCTGTCTCCATGGCAAGATTGACGGTAGCAGTAGATACCAGAGGCTGTTCATTCATATAATTCAACCTTTAATAGCCCttggaaaatgaaaaacaaatgcgAGTCAAATGTCGAAAAAACTTACTTGACTTTCTAAGATTTTTTTTACACTTACAGCGCACCCATCACACATCATTCCCTACATAAAATCATCCCTAAAGATCACAAAACAAAAAACggaaagaaactctaaaaatgaagaaattcaaaaCATCGGTTGAGTTTACTTTGACATCAAAAGTCAGAGAATCAGAAGATAAAGATGGAATTCCTTTTGTTTCTCCGCCATTAGATGCATTATCTCCACTAGCAGAGCAAGAAAAACGGGAGAAGCCagatgatgaagaaattgagATAAATCTCGTTGAGATGTTATTAATGGTTGAGTTATTAAGAggggtttttaaggaattgatatGGCGACTGGAAATTGAGATCTTGGGAgggcaaattagggttttggaggtTAGAGTTGACGCTGCTGAGAGTGTAAACGCCATTTTTACTAATGCGATTGTTTCTCTGTGTGCACTGTCTGTGTGGTGGGTGGGAGgactgtttcttttgtttttcccaaactACCCCCGGTAGTCTTTAAGAATTTTAGAGATTTATGCGCAAAAGTCATTCAAGAAAGTGGTAATTGTTATAGGGctgtggcccatggatgtgcggtcatTAGATAACTAGGTTTTTCTCTTTCCTATATATAGAGAACATTGTATTATGTAATCCCTGTTGCCTCTTTATCAAATCTGAAGTTCttctcattctctatctttatctATATCTCTTGCTTTAACCTAATCGATACTACAAAATGTTATCAGCACGAAGCTGTACCGCGGAGCTATATGGAATCATCGTCAAGCTAAGTGTTTTTCTTCCTTTGATTGTGGCAGatttgatttaatttaatttcatTTATGGGGAAAAGGAAATatgttgatttgatttttactaatGATGAAAGGAAATCTGTGACGTTAATGGGTGAAAGATGGGACGAAGGGAAAAACCTAGTCATATAaaggaccgcacatccatgggccacaggccctataacactcccccttgtgcggttctaTAACAAAGATTTATAC
Coding sequences within:
- the LOC113332014 gene encoding potassium transporter 7-like isoform X1, translating into MAEESLIERENGGLVAMDSSESRWVFQNDDDDSDVDDDDNDDLPARMSLVDSEEDENAETKLIRTGPRIDSFDVEALEIPGAHRNEYEMQDFTMGRKIILAFQTLGVVYGDVGTSPLYTFSVMFNKSPIKDKEDILGALSLVLYVLILIPLIKYVLVVLWANDDGEGGTFALYSLICRHAKVSLLPNQLPSDTRISSFRLKVPSAELERSLKIKEHLESSITLKKLLLMLVLAGTSMVIADGVVTPAMSEIGFLIFTGCIVNAVMSAVGGLKVGIDAVEQDEVMMISVACLIILFSVQKFGTSKVGLVIGPALFIWFCSLGGIGIYNLVKYGYTVLNAFNPVHIYYYFERNSTQAWLSLGGCILCATGSEAMFADLCYFSVRSIQLTFVFLVLPCLMLGYLGQAAYLMENPSNYDQVFFSSVPSGVFWPVFFIANIAALIASRTMTTATFSCIKQSTALGCFPRLKIVHTSRKFMGQIYIPVINWFLLVFCLVFVCTFASNNEIGNAYGIAELGVMMMTTILVTIVMLLIWQINIIIVLSFLVFFLGLELTIFSSVLWSVGDGSWIILVFAVVLFFIMYVWNYGSKLKYETEVKKKLSTELMRQLGCNLGTVRAPGIGLLYNELVKGVPAIFGHFLTTLPAIHSMIIFVCIKYVPVPVVPQGERFLFRRVCGKSYHIFRCIARYGYKDVRKENHQTFEQLLIESLEKFIRREAQERQLESDGDEDTESDDEINSSRLLIAPNGSVYSLGVPLLADFTCPEKPIFEASTSAEVVPFLPGETLDPEQSLERELSFIRKAKESGVVYLLGHGDIRARKDSWFIKKLIINYFYAFLRKNCRRGIANLSVPHSNLMQVGMTYMV
- the LOC113332016 gene encoding copper-transporting ATPase PAA1, chloroplastic-like yields the protein MAFTLSAASTLTSKTLICPPKISISSRHINSLKTPLNNSTINNISTRFISISSSSGFSRFSCSASGDNASNGGETKGIPSLSSDSLTFDVKGMMCDGCAVSVKKILESQPLVSTATVNLAMETATVLPVDEAKAAQDWQQQLGETLAKHLTNCGFDSTLKGQ
- the LOC113332014 gene encoding potassium transporter 7-like isoform X5, translating into MQDFTMGRKIILAFQTLGVVYGDVGTSPLYTFSVMFNKSPIKDKEDILGALSLVLYVLILIPLIKYVLVVLWANDDGEGGTFALYSLICRHAKVSLLPNQLPSDTRISSFRLKVPSAELERSLKIKEHLESSITLKKLLLMLVLAGTSMVIADGVVTPAMSEIGFLIFTGCIVNAVMSAVGGLKVGIDAVEQDEVMMISVACLIILFSVQKFGTSKVGLVIGPALFIWFCSLGGIGIYNLVKYGYTVLNAFNPVHIYYYFERNSTQAWLSLGGCILCATGSEAMFADLCYFSVRSIQLTFVFLVLPCLMLGYLGQAAYLMENPSNYDQVFFSSVPSGVFWPVFFIANIAALIASRTMTTATFSCIKQSTALGCFPRLKIVHTSRKFMGQIYIPVINWFLLVFCLVFVCTFASNNEIGNAYGIAELGVMMMTTILVTIVMLLIWQINIIIVLSFLVFFLGLELTIFSSVLWSVGDGSWIILVFAVVLFFIMYVWNYGSKLKYETEVKKKLSTELMRQLGCNLGTVRAPGIGLLYNELVKGVPAIFGHFLTTLPAIHSMIIFVCIKYVPVPVVPQGERFLFRRVCGKSYHIFRCIARYGYKDVRKENHQTFEQLLIESLEKFIRREAQERQLESDGDEDTESDDEINSSRLLIAPNGSVYSLGVPLLADFTCPEKPIFEASTSAEVVPFLPGETLDPEQSLERELSFIRKAKESGVVYLLGHGDIRARKDSWFIKKLIINYFYAFLRKNCRRGIANLSVPHSNLMQVGMTYMV
- the LOC113332014 gene encoding potassium transporter 7-like isoform X3, with the translated sequence MAEESLIERENGGLVAMDSSESRWVFQNDDDDSDVDDDDNDDLPARMSLVDSEEDENAETKLIRTGPRIDSFDVEALEIPGAHRNEYEMQDFTMGRKIILAFQTLGVVYGDVGTSPLYTFSVMFNKSPIKDKEDILGALSLVLYVLILIPLIKYVLVVLWANDDGEGGTFALYSLICRHAKVSLLPNQLPSDTRISSFRLKVPSAELERSLKIKEHLESSITLKKLLLMLVLAGTSMVIADGVVTPAMSVMSAVGGLKVGIDAVEQDEVMMISVACLIILFSVQKFGTSKVGLVIGPALFIWFCSLGGIGIYNLVKYGYTVLNAFNPVHIYYYFERNSTQAWLSLGGCILCATGSEAMFADLCYFSVRSIQLTFVFLVLPCLMLGYLGQAAYLMENPSNYDQVFFSSVPSGVFWPVFFIANIAALIASRTMTTATFSCIKQSTALGCFPRLKIVHTSRKFMGQIYIPVINWFLLVFCLVFVCTFASNNEIGNAYGIAELGVMMMTTILVTIVMLLIWQINIIIVLSFLVFFLGLELTIFSSVLWSVGDGSWIILVFAVVLFFIMYVWNYGSKLKYETEVKKKLSTELMRQLGCNLGTVRAPGIGLLYNELVKGVPAIFGHFLTTLPAIHSMIIFVCIKYVPVPVVPQGERFLFRRVCGKSYHIFRCIARYGYKDVRKENHQTFEQLLIESLEKFIRREAQERQLESDGDEDTESDDEINSSRLLIAPNGSVYSLGVPLLADFTCPEKPIFEASTSAEVVPFLPGETLDPEQSLERELSFIRKAKESGVVYLLGHGDIRARKDSWFIKKLIINYFYAFLRKNCRRGIANLSVPHSNLMQVGMTYMV
- the LOC113332014 gene encoding potassium transporter 7-like isoform X2, which codes for MAEESLIERENGGLVAMDSSESRWVFQNDDDDSDVDDDDNDDLPARMSLVDSEEDENAETKLIRTGPRIDSFDVEALEIPGAHRNEYEDFTMGRKIILAFQTLGVVYGDVGTSPLYTFSVMFNKSPIKDKEDILGALSLVLYVLILIPLIKYVLVVLWANDDGEGGTFALYSLICRHAKVSLLPNQLPSDTRISSFRLKVPSAELERSLKIKEHLESSITLKKLLLMLVLAGTSMVIADGVVTPAMSEIGFLIFTGCIVNAVMSAVGGLKVGIDAVEQDEVMMISVACLIILFSVQKFGTSKVGLVIGPALFIWFCSLGGIGIYNLVKYGYTVLNAFNPVHIYYYFERNSTQAWLSLGGCILCATGSEAMFADLCYFSVRSIQLTFVFLVLPCLMLGYLGQAAYLMENPSNYDQVFFSSVPSGVFWPVFFIANIAALIASRTMTTATFSCIKQSTALGCFPRLKIVHTSRKFMGQIYIPVINWFLLVFCLVFVCTFASNNEIGNAYGIAELGVMMMTTILVTIVMLLIWQINIIIVLSFLVFFLGLELTIFSSVLWSVGDGSWIILVFAVVLFFIMYVWNYGSKLKYETEVKKKLSTELMRQLGCNLGTVRAPGIGLLYNELVKGVPAIFGHFLTTLPAIHSMIIFVCIKYVPVPVVPQGERFLFRRVCGKSYHIFRCIARYGYKDVRKENHQTFEQLLIESLEKFIRREAQERQLESDGDEDTESDDEINSSRLLIAPNGSVYSLGVPLLADFTCPEKPIFEASTSAEVVPFLPGETLDPEQSLERELSFIRKAKESGVVYLLGHGDIRARKDSWFIKKLIINYFYAFLRKNCRRGIANLSVPHSNLMQVGMTYMV
- the LOC113332014 gene encoding potassium transporter 7-like isoform X4, producing the protein MAEESLIERENGGLVAMDSSESRWVFQNDDDDSDVDDDDNDDLPARMSLVDSEEDENAETKLIRTGPRIDSFDVEALEIPGAHRNEYEDFTMGRKIILAFQTLGVVYGDVGTSPLYTFSVMFNKSPIKDKEDILGALSLVLYVLILIPLIKYVLVVLWANDDGEGGTFALYSLICRHAKVSLLPNQLPSDTRISSFRLKVPSAELERSLKIKEHLESSITLKKLLLMLVLAGTSMVIADGVVTPAMSVMSAVGGLKVGIDAVEQDEVMMISVACLIILFSVQKFGTSKVGLVIGPALFIWFCSLGGIGIYNLVKYGYTVLNAFNPVHIYYYFERNSTQAWLSLGGCILCATGSEAMFADLCYFSVRSIQLTFVFLVLPCLMLGYLGQAAYLMENPSNYDQVFFSSVPSGVFWPVFFIANIAALIASRTMTTATFSCIKQSTALGCFPRLKIVHTSRKFMGQIYIPVINWFLLVFCLVFVCTFASNNEIGNAYGIAELGVMMMTTILVTIVMLLIWQINIIIVLSFLVFFLGLELTIFSSVLWSVGDGSWIILVFAVVLFFIMYVWNYGSKLKYETEVKKKLSTELMRQLGCNLGTVRAPGIGLLYNELVKGVPAIFGHFLTTLPAIHSMIIFVCIKYVPVPVVPQGERFLFRRVCGKSYHIFRCIARYGYKDVRKENHQTFEQLLIESLEKFIRREAQERQLESDGDEDTESDDEINSSRLLIAPNGSVYSLGVPLLADFTCPEKPIFEASTSAEVVPFLPGETLDPEQSLERELSFIRKAKESGVVYLLGHGDIRARKDSWFIKKLIINYFYAFLRKNCRRGIANLSVPHSNLMQVGMTYMV